A single Prevotella sp. E15-22 DNA region contains:
- a CDS encoding glycosyl hydrolase 115 family protein, whose protein sequence is MNKLKAFLSIALMAAASLGMQAADSFVDFKQGDWVLNNNGKVTIYVSPNEERGVMIAAQSLQNDLKAVCGADVTFVKEAKDATIVVGTPTTTKAYAKQLKGKTEMYFIEAKNGQLNIVGSDRRGAIYGIYELSQQIGVSPWYYWADTPIDVHQSLYIKNGVYTDGEPAVKWRGLFLNDEAPCLTSWVKNTFGTDYGDHHFYAKVFELILRLKGNLLWPAMWGWAFYADDPENSKVADEMGVIISTSHHEPMARNHQEYARNRREWGAWNYQTNKEKLDRFFREGIERMKGTEDIVTIAMRGDGDEAMSAEADTKLLENIVENQRRIIKEVTGRPAKETPQVWALYKEVLDYYDKGMRVPDDVCILLCDDNWGNVRRVPNEKERQHKGGWGLYYHVDYVGAPRNTKWLNVTQTQQMFEQLSLAYDFGIQQMWILNVGDLKPMEYPIQLFMDMAWDPKTHTQQNVIDHTRQFFAEQLGEQWANEAAAIYNQNCQYMARVTPEMLDARTYNVETGEWKQVADEYQRLEARALRLFLTLPESRHDVYKQLILFPVQAAANLYDMYYAQAMNRHLAGRKNPDANIWAEKVKDCFKRDSLLCLAYNKEIANGKWNGMMTQKHIGYRSWNDNFRQDMLPATTQVKDTVVGGFTFTHSNGFVAMEAEHYFEAKAAEGTQWTVYPDFGRTRSAVALTPYSKGTGDASLTYQFSLPADHPSEVTVHVVVKSTLDFMNRGGHEYTVSLDGSESATVNFNKNLVDRQPYMYSEFYPTIARRVVENKVTLPVGKGDTHTLTLHPKHGGIVFEKIIVDFGGYKNSYLFGNESDVRRQ, encoded by the coding sequence ATGAACAAACTGAAAGCATTTCTGAGCATAGCACTTATGGCCGCAGCCTCACTCGGCATGCAGGCAGCAGATTCATTTGTCGACTTCAAGCAAGGCGACTGGGTACTTAACAACAACGGCAAGGTGACCATCTATGTCAGTCCGAACGAGGAACGTGGCGTGATGATTGCTGCCCAAAGTCTGCAGAACGACCTGAAGGCTGTTTGTGGTGCCGATGTGACCTTTGTCAAGGAGGCGAAGGATGCCACCATCGTTGTTGGCACACCCACCACCACGAAGGCCTATGCCAAGCAGTTGAAGGGCAAGACGGAGATGTATTTCATTGAGGCCAAGAACGGTCAGTTGAACATTGTGGGCAGCGACCGTCGCGGCGCCATCTATGGCATATATGAGCTAAGTCAGCAAATAGGCGTATCGCCCTGGTACTACTGGGCCGATACGCCTATTGACGTTCATCAGAGTCTTTACATCAAGAATGGTGTCTACACCGATGGGGAGCCTGCCGTGAAATGGCGCGGACTGTTCCTCAACGACGAGGCACCCTGTCTGACCTCCTGGGTGAAGAACACCTTTGGCACAGACTACGGCGACCATCACTTCTATGCCAAGGTCTTCGAGCTGATTCTTCGCTTGAAAGGTAACCTGCTGTGGCCCGCCATGTGGGGATGGGCTTTCTATGCCGACGACCCAGAGAACTCGAAGGTGGCCGACGAGATGGGCGTGATTATCAGTACGAGTCACCACGAGCCCATGGCACGCAACCACCAGGAGTATGCACGTAACCGCCGCGAATGGGGCGCCTGGAACTACCAGACAAACAAGGAGAAGCTGGACCGCTTCTTCCGCGAGGGTATTGAGCGCATGAAGGGTACCGAGGATATTGTGACCATTGCCATGCGTGGCGATGGCGACGAGGCCATGAGTGCCGAGGCCGACACAAAACTGCTGGAGAACATCGTGGAGAACCAGCGACGCATCATCAAAGAGGTGACGGGCCGTCCGGCCAAGGAGACACCTCAGGTGTGGGCGCTTTATAAAGAGGTGCTGGATTATTACGATAAGGGCATGCGCGTGCCCGACGACGTGTGCATCCTGCTGTGCGACGACAACTGGGGCAACGTGCGTCGTGTGCCCAACGAGAAAGAGCGTCAGCACAAAGGCGGCTGGGGACTGTACTACCACGTGGACTATGTGGGTGCTCCACGTAACACGAAGTGGCTCAACGTCACCCAGACACAGCAGATGTTTGAGCAGCTCTCACTGGCTTACGATTTCGGTATTCAGCAGATGTGGATCCTGAACGTGGGCGACCTGAAGCCGATGGAGTATCCCATCCAGTTGTTCATGGACATGGCATGGGACCCCAAGACGCATACGCAACAGAATGTCATTGACCATACCCGCCAGTTCTTTGCTGAGCAGTTGGGCGAGCAGTGGGCCAACGAGGCTGCTGCCATCTATAACCAGAACTGCCAGTATATGGCACGCGTAACACCTGAGATGCTGGACGCTCGTACCTACAACGTGGAGACGGGCGAATGGAAACAGGTGGCCGACGAATATCAACGTCTGGAGGCGCGCGCCTTGCGACTTTTCCTGACCTTGCCTGAGAGTCGTCACGACGTGTATAAGCAACTCATCCTGTTCCCTGTCCAGGCGGCTGCCAACCTCTACGACATGTATTATGCGCAGGCCATGAACCGCCATCTGGCAGGGCGCAAGAACCCCGATGCCAACATCTGGGCCGAGAAGGTGAAGGACTGCTTCAAGCGTGATTCGCTGCTCTGTCTGGCCTACAACAAAGAGATTGCCAACGGCAAGTGGAACGGCATGATGACACAGAAGCACATTGGCTACAGGAGTTGGAACGACAACTTCCGTCAGGACATGCTGCCTGCCACCACACAGGTGAAGGACACGGTCGTGGGCGGCTTCACATTCACTCATAGCAACGGCTTTGTGGCCATGGAGGCCGAGCATTACTTCGAGGCGAAGGCTGCTGAAGGCACTCAGTGGACGGTCTATCCCGACTTTGGCCGTACGCGCAGTGCCGTGGCACTGACTCCCTATTCGAAAGGCACGGGCGATGCCAGTCTGACGTATCAGTTCTCCCTGCCTGCCGATCATCCCAGTGAGGTGACGGTTCACGTAGTGGTGAAGTCGACACTCGACTTTATGAACCGTGGCGGCCACGAATATACGGTTAGCCTGGACGGCAGCGAGTCGGCCACGGTGAACTTCAACAAGAATCTGGTGGACCGTCAGCCCTATATGTACAGTGAGTTCTATCCCACCATCGCACGCCGTGTGGTAGAGAACAAGGTGACACTGCCCGTTGGCAAGGGCGACACCCACACGCTGACACTGCATCCCAAGCATGGCGGCATTGTGTTCGAGAAGATTATTGTTGACTTCGGAGGCTATAAGAACAGCTACCTGTTTGGCAATGAGTCGGATGTGCGCAGACAATGA